The sequence below is a genomic window from Polynucleobacter sp. MWH-UH19D.
TTCTTTTGAGGCGGTTTCGGTCCACGGCTCTTTTGACTAGTTTTTTGGCAACCGCTAGCCCTAAATCAGGGTTGGCATTATTTGCGACGTCCCCAGAATACAGGCCCCAATACACGTTTGTTTTGGGGCGCGTTTTAAGTAATTCAGAAATCCTTGTGCTATTCAACTATTAACTAAACAGCTAAGCGTTTGCGGCCTTTGGCACGTCGAGCATTTAGTACAGCGCGACCACTTTTGGTTTTCATGCGAACACGAAAGCCGTGTGTGCGCTTGCGACGAGTTACTGATGGTTGATACGTTCTTTTCATGATAGATCCCTGCAAAACCCAATATTTTCCTTGTTGCAGGACAAAAGGTCAATCCATCTCAATAAATATATAGGTGTTTTTATTTATTTTTTGTTGCTTTTTATTTAAACCTCTAATTTATAAGTCATTTTTTTGTTTATTCACAAGTTATCCACAGGATTTCCACGACTTTTTACCTTGTGGAT
It includes:
- the rpmH gene encoding 50S ribosomal protein L34, which gives rise to MKRTYQPSVTRRKRTHGFRVRMKTKSGRAVLNARRAKGRKRLAV